The genomic region CCAGCTTTTCTGAATTCTGGAAGACTACTTAGCTCTTGTGTTAATGCCAATTGCATATGGTGGCCAGGTATGCCTTCATGGAAAGCTAAGGCTTCCATTTCATAGATAGGCATTTGTTTAGTATCGTATAGATTTGCATAATAGTATCCTGGTCTAGAACCATCTTTGGCTGGTTCATTATAAAATGCTTTACCAGCTGTTTTTTCTCTAAACTCTTCCACTCTTTTTACTTGAATCGGAGCTTTGGGTTTGGTGATAAATAATTCATCCAAACGATTTCTCATAGCATCTATGATAGAAGTGGCTTCTGCTAAATATTTTTCTTTTCCTTCGTTGGTATTGTCATAGTAAAACTGTGGAGAAGTTTTCATGAACTTAAAGAAGTCTTGAAGCGTTCCCTCAAAGCCAACTTCTGTTTTAATGGATTTCATCTCTTGATGAATACGTTCTACTTCAGATAATCCAATCAAATGAATTTCTTCTGCAGTTAAAGCTGTTGAAGTGATATTTTTAAGACAATAAGCATAAAATTCATCACCATCTTTTACTTTCCATACTCCAGCATCTTGATTAGCACCCTTTTGTTGTTTTTCAAGCTCATGAATCAGCTTTTTATAAGTAGGACCAAAATAATAGACCATTGCATGATCGAATTGATCAATCAATAATTGTCTTTCTGCATCTGGTAATTCTAGTGTTTGAACTTTAGTAACAAAATCTTCTTTTAATGGATGATTCTTTGTACTCTTTGTTAAAGGGTTACCCGAAATTAGATTTTGGCAATCACTAAGAACTTTTGCATATAAATACTTTGGAAGAGTGTATCCATGTTCTCTTGCAGTATTTGATAAGTCAAGTTGCTGTTGAATATAATCGGGTGTTTTCTTTACTCTTGAAATATAGTCTTCAGCATCTTTTTTAGTGGTGATACTATGAAAACCAATTAGAAATGATGGAACGTGGCTTTGTGCTCCATACATCTGATTAAAAGGGTACTGATAATTGTGGTAACGTTCACCTTCTAATGATAATTTAATTTCTTCTTGGAATAAAGAAAGGCTTAGTGCTCTATCACTAGATAATTTCATTTGCTCAAATCGGTGTGATTCTCGCAATGCTGTTTTTTTATCTTTAAATTCTTGATAAAATTTTTCTTGAGAATAGTCGTCCCATTCGTCTTTTAGACGTTTGTCTCCACGGAAAGTTAAAGATTCTGGACTTTGTTCTAAATTGGCAAGGAATACACTATCAAAAAATACATCCACTTTGATATTATCATTCTCAGTTAGATGTGTCTCTTTAGTATTTTGACAAGAAGTTAACCACCCAAAAAAAAGTAATACAGCTAGTCGAGTCGTATAGAAGTTGGTCATTTGATACAGTATAAAAAATTTAAATTTCAATTGGCAAGTTGGTATTTTTCTAATTGGTTTCCAATCAATTTGTTAAATAGCCGGCGTGAACATAAGAATAATGTCAATTTTGTTCTTTTTTGTGTTGTAAATGAGTGATTTAAGCTGTATTTATTGATGTGATAGCACTTTCCTCTAATCATACAATTCACTTATACCTTTCATTACTAATGCTTATTTCTAAGCAATCAAATGAAATATATCTATTAAGTATAACCTGAATGATGACATACCTTTGATGAGTATTCCGGTTTATTTCATTCAATAAAAAAAGGTCTATCTTTTGATGGAGAATAATATTGAAATAGCGATGGAATAGTCTCTTGATTTAGTCCATTAAATTTCACTTTGCAATATGTGGCTTATCTTAATCACCAAAGTAAGTAGAGGTATGTAGAATTCAGACTATCGACTCCTCATTTCCATCAACCGAGCATGATAAACCTTGTTGTCTAGTATATAAAAATAGGTGTGATAAGAAATGAGAAAAGAATTGAAAGATAAGGGATCATAACATCAATAAATTTACATCATCATTGTATTCGTATAAAACAAACATCAATTGATTAAAAGTATGAAGACTATTAAATTCTTATGTTTTGTGTTTATTACTTTGATTATTGCGGGGTGCAGTAATACAAAAAGTATTAAAGAGCAAAACGATGTAGTGAACACTTCACCTAAAGCAATTAAGTTTAGAGAACTATTAGAAAACTCACCTTCAGTAATAGAAGATAAGGAAGGGAAAATCATTGATGCTAAAAACTATACAATACAAAGAACTTGGGAAGGCAATGTTTGTAAGACTGTATTAAAGAATACAGGTAAAGAAAATATCTTTCCCAAAGAAGTAATTCTTTTTTCATTAAATAAACATGGTATTAATCCTAATTCACCTGTTTATGGGGAGGGGTTTCAAATGTTACATCAAAATGGAGGAACGTTAGGACAGCATAAAAATATTGGATCAAACGCTGATAAATCACACTATAAATTGAAGGAGCTTAGAAACCTACCTACTGTTTATGGATTGTTGAATATCAATGTGGATGAAGAAGAAAACTTTATGTTGGGTTTTACTTCATGTAAAAAATTTATTGGGCGTATTGCTTATAATCATGAGCAAATGCATGTGGCGATCGATGCAGAAGGTTTGAAGTTAGCACCAGGAGAAAGTTGGACACTAGAAGACTTTATTTTTATAGACGGTGAAAATCAAGGTGATTTGTACGATCAGATGTCTGATGAGATTGTGAAAAATCACCCAGCTATGAAAAGTGAGACAATGCCCATTGGGTGGTGTTCTTGGTATTGTTACAAAGAAGATATCACAGATGAAATCATGATGAAAAACCTAGATATCTTCGCGAAGAAAGTTCCTGAAATGGAATACATTCAGCTGGATGATGGTTACCAACCGTATATGGGAGATTGGTTAGATCCGAACCCTGCTTATGGCGACGTTCGAAAAACTATTGATGGCATCGCGGCAAAGGGTTTTAAACCAGCTATTTGGGTGGCTCCATTTATTGCTCAAAAGGAATCTAGAGTGTTTAAAGAACATCCAGATTGGTTTGTAAAAGGAAAAGACGGGAAGCCGCTAAATTCTAAAACGGTAACGTTTGGTGGTTGGAGAGAAGGCCCATGGTATTGTTTGGATGGAACACACCCAGAGGTACAGAAACACTTTACTCATATCTTTAAGACAATGCGTGAAGAATGGGGTGTAAATTATTTTAAGTTGGATGCGAATTATTGGGGAGCGATACAAGAAGGGGCTTTTTATGATGAATCAGCTACACGAATTGAGGCTTATAGAAGAGGTATG from Flammeovirga agarivorans harbors:
- a CDS encoding glycoside hydrolase family 36 protein, with translation MKTIKFLCFVFITLIIAGCSNTKSIKEQNDVVNTSPKAIKFRELLENSPSVIEDKEGKIIDAKNYTIQRTWEGNVCKTVLKNTGKENIFPKEVILFSLNKHGINPNSPVYGEGFQMLHQNGGTLGQHKNIGSNADKSHYKLKELRNLPTVYGLLNINVDEEENFMLGFTSCKKFIGRIAYNHEQMHVAIDAEGLKLAPGESWTLEDFIFIDGENQGDLYDQMSDEIVKNHPAMKSETMPIGWCSWYCYKEDITDEIMMKNLDIFAKKVPEMEYIQLDDGYQPYMGDWLDPNPAYGDVRKTIDGIAAKGFKPAIWVAPFIAQKESRVFKEHPDWFVKGKDGKPLNSKTVTFGGWREGPWYCLDGTHPEVQKHFTHIFKTMREEWGVNYFKLDANYWGAIQEGAFYDESATRIEAYRRGMEAILKGCDENSVVLGCNAPIWPSLGLVSAQRTSADINRKWTNFRKLAIQNLSRCWQNEKIWDADPDCIVQVADSPFKSAKPTEITKEEWFFHLTSIHAVGGFALSSDKAELMTDEDFRILKKLFKPTGKGAKFKNSKLEVGVTDLGDTQYYYVFNWTEEPIDIDVDIIKKGNLKDFWTEEEIGTVEGKYSVKQLKPHAAKLLVATNAKKAI
- a CDS encoding DUF885 domain-containing protein, with the translated sequence MTNFYTTRLAVLLFFGWLTSCQNTKETHLTENDNIKVDVFFDSVFLANLEQSPESLTFRGDKRLKDEWDDYSQEKFYQEFKDKKTALRESHRFEQMKLSSDRALSLSLFQEEIKLSLEGERYHNYQYPFNQMYGAQSHVPSFLIGFHSITTKKDAEDYISRVKKTPDYIQQQLDLSNTAREHGYTLPKYLYAKVLSDCQNLISGNPLTKSTKNHPLKEDFVTKVQTLELPDAERQLLIDQFDHAMVYYFGPTYKKLIHELEKQQKGANQDAGVWKVKDGDEFYAYCLKNITSTALTAEEIHLIGLSEVERIHQEMKSIKTEVGFEGTLQDFFKFMKTSPQFYYDNTNEGKEKYLAEATSIIDAMRNRLDELFITKPKAPIQVKRVEEFREKTAGKAFYNEPAKDGSRPGYYYANLYDTKQMPIYEMEALAFHEGIPGHHMQLALTQELSSLPEFRKAGNYTAYIEGWGLYSEWIPKEMGFYKDPYSNFGRLAMELWRACRLVVDTGIHAKRWTREEAIEYYTTNTPSAYGQCEKMVDRHIVMPGQATAYKVGMMKIQELRDKAQLEMGDAFDIRQFHEVVLGNGPLPLSTLEKLVNQYIGTSHAR